From Apilactobacillus bombintestini:
AGCAACGACTAATTGACCTAACGCATGATTTAGAGATTGAAGTCGGGGGAAGCATTTCTACTGATTTCATACAAAATCACGGCAGTTCTATGAGATGGTTAGCTGATGGATTATTGCTTTTCACAGCTGCATTTCATGGACACAGTCAATTATGGCTATACAATGGTAGAAAACTACATTGTATTTGGGAAGATCATCAATTCTTAATTGACTTCACACCGCTAAATGACCAAGAAATTATGTTGAATTTATCTTCCACACAATGTGCTAATCAGTTAGTAACTTTTAATTATGAAACACAAGAAAGTAAAGTCTTTTATAATCCTAATGAAGAATTTGATAAAGCCCATACTTACGCGCAAGTAAGCGACTTTGTCACTACTTCTAAAGATAATAAATTCAGTATTCATGGATGGGTACTAAAACATCATTCAGCTAAAAAGCTTCCGGTAATTTTATATGTACACGGAGGTCCACAAGCTGCATATGGGGATGTATACTTCCATGAATTTCAAGCTCTAGCTAGTCGTGGCTATGCGATTGTATATGTAAATCCAAGAGGTTCTACTACTTATCGTCAAGACTTTGAGGCTGCCGGCATTGGCAGAATGGGTAAAGAAGATTATGAAGATGTTATGCAAGGACTAGACGCGGCATTGGATGAATTTGATGATTTAGATGCTTCTAATTTATTCATAGCAGGTGGATCGTACGGTGGTTTTATGACTAGTTGGGTAATTGGTCACACTGACCGCTTTAATGCTGCTTGTGTACAACGTCCGGTATCCGATTGGCATGCTTTATATGGCACCTCTGATATTGGGGTTAGATTCTGTCGTAAAGAATTGGGCATGGACTTATTTGATGAAGGTGGGATGCAATTCTACTGGAATTGTTCACCACTAAAATATGCTAAACAAGTAGTAACACCAACTCGTATACAACATGGTGAATGGGATATGCGTTGTCCGGTTAACCAAAGTGAAGCTTTATTTACCGTTATTAAACAAACGGGAACTGATGTGGATTACATCCGTTATCCACAATCTTTCCACGGCTTCTCTAGAAATGGAAAACCTAACTTAAGATATACACGAACCCAGGATATTTACGAATGGTTTGATAAGTATAAGAAATAGATAAAAAAGCTGATATGAAGGTTATCAGCTTTTTTTATTTAGAAATTAATGCAATAATAAAAGTAATACATACGAAAGCAGGCGAAATTTATGAATACAGTTATTTATTTAATTTTATTTTTTGTAGTAATTGCTTTATTAGTATTTGGCGCTGTGGAAACTTTACCTAAGATTCACAAGTTAAATACAGAAGTGCAAAAGAACATTAAACAACAATGGGCAAGCGATAAGGACAAGTTAGCTAGTTGGGATAATGAACAAAAAAAGACTAGCACTATTACTAGTCAATACGTTATTTTAGCTATCGTAGCTACTTTATTCGTTTTAGGATTAGTCTTTCCAGAAATTGCTAATAATTATGTATTAATTATTATGTTTATTATGGAAGCTTACTTCATTTACTTAGGTCTAAAACTTCCAGCACTAGAAAAGAAGCACAGCTATTACAGCAAGGAAGCTTTACCTAAACGACTACAAGCAGTTAAATTAACATTTTTCCTATTTATCGGCTTTTTCGTAGCTGTAGATGTTTTAATGTTGATAGCTGAATTATTATATTCACAAAATATTAGATTATTTTAAATCCTTCAAAGAGCTATTATGTAGCTCTTTTTTTATTGTCGCTTAAAATAAAATTAAAAAATAATGAGAAAAAGTCTTGCATTATTAAAAATGAAGTGTAGTATATATAACAACTTAACCGATACAAATAAAACAAGATGATCAGGAGAGTAGTTATCCAATGATTGCGCAGAGAGTCTACGTTTGCTGAAAGTAGATCAATCGGAAGATAATGAATATGGCCTGTAATTTGGCATCGCTGATAATTAAGCGATGATGGGGTGGCAACCATTATTAATTGCACGCGTTTTTATAGACGTTATTGAGGGTAGAAGTGTAAGCTTTTACCGAATTAGAATGGTACCACGGAACTCCGTTTCTAGATTTGAATCTAGAAGCGGAGTTTTTTTGTTGGCTAAGTTAAAAACTAGTTACATATATTTTTTAGGGGGTCTTTTTTATGAAGAAAGGTTACAAGAAGTTATTATTAGCGTTTACATTTTTATTGGTATTACCACTAACGTTATTAGCAGGTTGTGGTAAGAATTCAGCCCACACAGTTAAAGTAGGGGTTATTGGCGGTGACGCACGAGTATGGAAGTCAGTTCAATCACGTGTGAAAAAAGAAGGTATTAATTTACAAATTGTCCAATTTACTGATTATTCACAACCTAATGCCGCATTAACTAACAAAGAAATCAACATTAACTCATTTCAAAATTATGCATTCCAAGATAACTGGAATGCCGCTCACCATACTAAGATTGTTTCCATCGGTAAGACTATTTTCTCTCCTTTAACTTTATATTCTAAGAAAGTTTCTAACGTTAAAGATCTAAGAAAAGGTGCTTCTATTGCAGTAGCAAACGATGTTACCAACGAAGCACGTGGTTTGAAACTACTTGCTAGTGCAGGATTAATTAAATTAAGAAACACTCCACTTCCAACAGTTAAAGACATTACTGAAAACAAGAAAGATTTAAAGATTGTTCCTTTAGATGCAGCACAAACTCCAAGAGCTTTAGCTGATGAAGATGCTTCTGTAGTTAATGGTGGATTTGCGCTAGATGCTAAATTAAGTTTTAAAGATATCCTATTTGAAGAACCTACTAATAAAGCAGCTATTCCATATATCAACATTATTTCAGCTAACAAATCTGATCAAAACAACAAGGATTACAAGAAAGTAGTAAAAGTTTACCAAAGCCAAGCAACTAAGGACTTATTGAAGAAACTTTACAAGAATGAAGAAATTCCTGCATGGGATGTTAACTTCAATAAATAAGACGAATAATGAAATGAAGTAGAGGTGAAATTATGACACAAATTAGTTTGGAACATATTGATGTAACTTTTAACCAAAAACATCAAGTTTCTAAAGCTGTGCAAGATGTTTCCTTAAATATTGAAAAAGGGGATGCATACGGTATTGTAGGCTATTCGGGTGCCGGAAAAAGTACTTTAGTAAGAGTTATTAACCGTTTGCAAAAACCTAGTGCAGGAAAAGTAATTATTGATAATAAAGATATTAATAAGTTTAGCCGTTATCAAATCCGTCGATTGAGAAAAAATATTGGATTTATTTTCCAACATTTTAATTTAATGAATGCTAGAAATATTGAAGAAAACATTTTATATCCCATGGTAGGAACGAATACATCTAAAGCAAAAAGAAAGCAACGAGTTCAACATTTAATCGATTTAGTAGGATTAAAAGGTAAAGAAAAGTTCTATCCAGCGCAACTTTCTGGAGGACAAAAACAACGAGTAGCAATTGCCAGAGCTTTAGCTAACAATCCACAAATTCTAATTAGTGATGAAGCTACTAGTGCACTAGATCCAAAAACTACGCAAGCTATTCTGCAATTACTAAAGAGAATTAATAAAGAATTGGGTGTCACGATTGTTTTAATTACTCATGAAATGGACGTAGTTAAATCACTATGTAATAAAGTGGCGGTCATGGATGCCGGAAAAGTAGTGGAAGAAGGTAGCATCTTAGAAGTCTTTAGTAATCCTAAAACACAACTTACTCAAGACTTTATTGATACTACTAATAATGTCAAAGGCGCTATTGAAACATTGGCTAGTCAAAAGCGTTTTGTAGATCTATCACGTGAACAACGATTATTCAGATTGCACTACATTGGTAAATCCACTGAAAATCCAATCATCATTGATTTGTATCAAAAGTTTGGAGCGGTAGCCAACATTATATATGGAAATATCGAATTTATTTCAGATGTTCCGTTAGGTAATTTAATTATCGAAATTGATGCGGATAAACCTACGCTCAAAGAAATTAAAGAATATTTAGCCAAAAAAGATGTTCACTTAAGAAACATTAATTTACAAGATGAAAGTAGTAAGGAGGAGTAGCCAATGAATGCATTTTTAGCTCATTATTTTCCCAACGCTATAACTATGATTCCAGATTTTGAACAAGCCACCTTTGAAACTTTATACATGACATTTTTTACTGCCATCATTGGTGGGTTAATAGGACTATTAATCGGTGTTATATTAGTATTAACCGGTCCTGAAGGAATTAGTGAAAATGATGTATTTTACACTATCTTAGATAAAATTGTGAACTTCTTTCGTTCAGTTCCTTTCATTATCATGTTAGCGGTAATTGCACCATTCACAAGAATAGTAGTAGGTACCTCTATTGGTACTACTGCATGTATCGTTCCATTAGTAATTGCGGTTATTCCTTTTTATGCAAGACAAGTGCAAAATGCATTGTTAGATGTAGATAGTGGAATTATAGAATCCGCTCAAGCTATGGGATCATCCACATGGGGAATTGTATTTAGAGTATATCTAAAAGAAGGATTACCTAAGATTATACGTTCATCGGTGGTAACTTTAATTAGTTTGATTGGCCTAACTGCTATGGCTGGAACTGTCGGTGGTGGTGGCTTAGGTAACTTGGCTGTTATTGTTGGTTATCAAAGATATGAAAATGATGTAACTTTAGTAGCATTAGTATTAATTCTAATTATTGTATTTGCAATTCAAATTGTGGGGGATGTCCTAGCAAGAATGACTGACCATGAAAATACAAAATAAGAAGGTAGATATGAATGGAAAAAGAAGAACAATTACAAGTATTAAAAGATTTAGTCGCTATTAATACGGTAGCAGACAATGAAAAAGAAGTAGCTCAATACTTAAGTGATTTATTTAAAAAACACGGAATTGACAGTGAGATTGTGGATCAATTTGATAATAGAAGTAATTTGGTAGCTTCTATTGGAAATAAGTCTGGTAAAGTTCTAGCATTTGAAGGACATGAAGACACTGTTCATGAAAATAATGCTGATGATTGGACTCACAATCCCTTTGATCCAGTAGTAGAAAATAATAACTTATATGGTCGTGGAGTAACTGATATGAAAGCTGGTTTGGCTGCTCAAGCTATTGCTTTGATTGAATTACATGATGAACATAAAGATTTGTCTGGACAATTAAAATTTTTAGCTACTATTTCTGAAGAACTAACTCAAGGTGGAGCTAATTTCCTTGCTAAACGAGGAGATGTAGATGATGTTGATGCAGTAGTGATTGGTGAACCAACTGGTCAACGACAAGATGATAAGAATCGCCACTATTTAGTTTATGCTCATAAAGGTGCACTTATTTATACAGTTAAAAGTGTAGGTAAAGCAGCACACAGTTCTACTCCAGAATATGGAATTGATGCTATTGATAATTTGATTAATTATCGCCAAGTTGAAAAAGAATACTTTGCTAAACAAACTGGAAATGATGATATTTTAGGTAAAACTATATATACACCTGATATCTTCCAAGGAGGAAAACAAGTTAATTCCATTCCTGATTTTGCCTTCGAAAAAGTAATGGTTAGAACTATTCCACAACTTAATAATGATCAAATTGTACATGATTTAAATGAAATTATTGATTCATTTAACCAAAAATCAGGATATAACTTAAAGTTAGAAGTTAACTTCAGTGGATATCCAGTAAAGAATAATCCAGATGCTGATATTGTTTCAGTAGCACAACAAGCTAGCCAAGATGAATTAGGCTATAAATTAGATTTGAAATCATTATCTATGGGAACCGATGCTTCTCAATACAAAGCTAGAAAAAACGATTTAGATGTAATCATTTTAGGACCTGGTAATGATACAGCTCATCAAACTGATGAATATATTGATTTAGATTCATTCTATGCATTTATTCGCTTGTACAAACAAATTGCAATTAATTATTTACAATAAAAAAACACCTCAGTCATTTGACTGAGGCTTTTTTATTTTAGAATTGATTCATTAATTTTCCTGTTGCGTAGTGAATGATCATAGTTAAGATACCGATAATAATATTTCTGATTATCGCAGCTTTAGGACGACCATTACCTAACTTGGCACTTAAGAAACCAGTTAAGCCTACGGAAACAATAACTGCTAGGATAGTAGCGGGCCAACGGTAGATACCGTTAGTTAAACTCATGGCAAGTAGAGGGAAAGCTCCACCAAGGGCCGCTGAGAATAGGGATGAGAAAGCAGCTGACCATGGATTCATGTAGTGACCTAATTCAATATTGTATTTAGTACTTACCATAGTTTCCAAAGGTTTTTTATCTAGAAGTTCACGGGCGATTTTTAGGGCAGTGTCTTCAGAAATACCTCTGTCCATATAGAATTGTTGTACCGAAGCTAGTTCATTATCCAAATTAGTCTTAAGCAAACGACGTTCTTTTTGCACCGAAGCACTTTCGGTATCTCTTTGTGAACTAACGGAAGCATATTCACCAGATGCCATGGAGAAGGCACAAGCTAGTAAATCAGATAATCCAGCAATAAAGATAGTTAAGAAATTAGGAGTAGCAACCGCAACTGAGAATAAGACACCAACTACGGTTAAAATACCATCGTTTGATCCTAATACTCCCGCACGTAAAGTGTTTAATTTTTCGTTCATATTAGATTTGTGTTCTTTTTTAGTTGCCATTTATAAAGTCCTCCTTAAGCTAGCATTCCTACTAATAAACCAATTAGATAGGTAACAATCATGGTTAACATACCTGAAATGACATTACGCATTGCAGATTTGAAACGGTTAGCGTTACTTAAAATTGCTGCGGAATATCCAGTGATGGATAGCGCGATAATAACGGCGATAAAGGTAGCAATGATTTTAACGTGAGGTGGAAATAATGAAATAGCGGCTAGAGGAAGGATAGATCCAGTTGGAAAAGATAACATGGATGCTACCGCAGCAGCATAAGCACTAGTAAATTGGTTAACATTAAATCCGTATTTTTCACGAACGGTAGTAACTAGGGCATCTTGATTCATCATTTCGCGAGTAGCTTGGGTAGCTAACTCATCAGAAATTCCACTTTGTATGTATTTTTGCTTAACAAAGTTAAATTCATCATCGTAATTATTACGTAGCGCTTTCTTTTGTTGTGCTACGGCATTCTTTTGTGAATCACTTTCGGAATTTACTGAAACGTATTCACCCATGGCCATTGAAACGGTACCGGCAATCATACCGGCAATTCCAGAAATGAAGATGGAGAAGGTGTTACTCGTGGCACCTGCCACCCCAATAACGATTCCGGCTACGGATAAGATTCCATCATTGGAACCCATAACCCCGGCTCGGATGATATTTATACGTTGTGCTAAAGTTTGCTTTTTCAAGTAAATCATCCTTTCTAGTTTATAATCATTATTAAGTAATAACTATTATCATAATATATCGTTATGCATTAAATGTAAAGGAAACAATATAAAAAGCTAGCTATTGCTGAATACAGCAATAGCTAGCTTAGGTTAGATTTTCTTATTGTGTTGTAATAGCCAAAATAGCATAACAGTTACGGAAAGCATAATGATAGCAGCAATCCAGTAAGTAGTGTGCATACCAAAAACGAATAATGCATCATTGTGCATAGGGTAAGTGGTAATGCGTTGGCCAGATTTGAAACTCATAGCAGTGTATAGCAAGGAAGTAGAAATGGATAAACCTAAAGTAAATCCAATGTTTCGACTAAGTGCTAATACAGAACCTGCGATACCTTGTTGATCTTTACCAGCATTTTCCATAACCATAGGATTGTTTTGGAATAATCCATTGGCAGTGGAGAATACTACGAAGCCTAATAACAGAACTACTAAAGTCCAGTTAGGTTGCATAATAGCAAAGATAACTTCAGCAATCACGAAAACTACAGAAGCACGTAATGACATAATTACCGCTCCGTATTTGTCACAAAGTACCCCTCCTAGGTAGGCAGTAAATACATTTACTACCGGAAGCACACTCATTAATAATCCAGTGTGAGAAGGTGAGAACTTCAAAGTATCTTGAATGTAGAAAGGTAGTAAAACATTGTTGAAGTAAATGATAATGTACATAAACATTAGAGCAATGATACTGATAGTAAATCCAGGATTCTTAAATAAGGAAAGTGCCAAGATAGGATCAGCAACTTTTCTTTCTACATAGATAAATAAGGCTAATAAAATAGCCGCAATAACAAAGGCAATAATTACGTTAGGATTGCTAAAGCCAATTTCTTGTCCGGTAAAGATACCCACGAAAAATAGGCCAATTAATACTGCTAATAAGCCAAAGCCTAACCAGTCAATGTGAAGGTTAGTAGGCTTCTTTTTAGCAGGTGTTTTATAAACAAATTCACCAAATACATATGCGAAAATACCAATTGGAACGTTGAATAAGAAAATCCAGTTCCAGTTAGCAACGGACAAAATAGCTCCAGCTACTGCAGGACCCGCAATGTATCCTACTTGTCCAATAGTAGTGTTGATACCTAGTGCACGACCTCTGGCGCCAAAAGGCACAGATTCAGTAATGATACCTAGGTTAGTTGCCATAGTCATAGAAGCACCTAGTCCTTGTAAACAACGTGCCACTAGTAAAATGATTAAGTTTCCAGAAAGTCCACAAACTAGTGAACTAACAGTGAAAAGTAAAGTTCCTAATTGAAAAATTTTAGCTTTGCTAAATTGATCACCTAATTTTCCAAAAAGGATTAAAGACATACATATTAGAATTAAGTAGGCAGATGAAATCCATTCAGCTTGGTTCATAGGAATATGTAAATCATTGGATATTTGTGGTAGCGCAGTATTTACAATACTCATATCCACAGTTCCTAAAAAGGAAACCAGGGCTACCGACAATATGATGAAGAATTGCTTGCGAGTCATATGTTTTAGCTCCTTATATTTTATATATTAATTGTAACAGATGAATTTAAAAACGAAAATTCAAGCGTATATGTAAAAAATCCGTTCTTACGAATAAGAGCGGATTTTTAAAACTATTTAGACAATTTAGCTTGGCATTTTGGACATAGTCCATATACTTCAATATGAACTTGGTTAGTTTGAAAGCCAGCTTGTTGCATAGCTAGTTCAGCTAGATTCTTTTCAGTTTTTTTATAGTCAGGGAATTCGATATCAAAGATGGTACCACAGTTCTTACAAATTGCATGAAAGTGTGGATCCCCAAAGAAATCGTATCTAATTCCACCGTCTTCAGCAGGTAGCGCAATAATGATTTCTAATTTTTCAAACAATTGTAACGTATTGTAAATAGTAGCAATACTTAAATTAGGAAAGTCCTTGCGTAATGCTTCGTAAATAGTATCTACGGAAGGATGATTATCATGATTAATCAAATATTTTAAAATGATTTGACGTTGTGGTGTAATACGAACATTGTTGTCACGTAACTTTTTTAGCGCTTTGTCATATGCGGAATCAGACATTTAGTTTCCCTCCTTTAATCATTCACTTCTACGTTAATGATAAGTTCAATTAATTTATAAAGCAAATAATTGTTATAAATTAATTGGCAAGAAATCCTATTTTATCACGAATTTCTTTGTCGTGGGGAGTAATGTTGAAACGACGTTTAGCGTTAGGCCAATATTCTTTTTGTAATTGCATTACACGATGAGTAATTTCTAAAACATCATCGGCAGACATATCTACTAAATTAACATAGATAGTAACTTCTTCTTGATTTAAGTTAGCGATACCTGCCATACCGACAAATTCATGAATTTGTTGATTCATAACTCCCCATAATAGGGCTTTTTTACTCATTACATCATTCATAGTGGCATTAATAAAATCACTAGTATTATGCACGTCAGCATTAGTATCCGTTCTTTGTTGAAAATGGATAACTTCGGGTAGCTTAAATTTAGTTAACCAATCCAAAGTAAAATGTTGTGTCATGATGGGACGTAAACCTTCAAAACTATTCATTTTAAGAACTCCTTATCGTTTCAAGTAATCACTATATTATATAAGAAGTTTTAAGCGTTTTAAAGAATTGCGGTTTATGCGAGGCATAAGAACAAATAAATGCTGTATGAAGATAAGTTTAAAAAATTCTCTCAAATGCTTAGCTTTGGAAACAAAATATGTAATAATATACTTGTTTATTAAATTTTAAGCGAAAGTGAGATTTAATTATGACTGAAAAATTTCTAATTGGAACTTATACTAAAAAAGATAGTCAAGGTATCTACGAATTAGAATTAGATACTGAAAACAAAAAAATGCAAAATTTACAACTAGTGGCAAAAGCTGGTAATCCCACTTACGTAACTTTATCTAAAGCTAACCGTATCTACTCAGTAGATAAAGGTGCTGATGGTAAGGGTGGTGCCATGGCATTAGAAAACACTGATCGTCCTGCACCTGAAATTAACACTTGCCTAAATGAAGATACCAACCCTGCATACATCACTGTGGATGAAGGCAGACAATTTGTTTACACTGCTAACTACCACACTGGTGAAGTTATGGTATACAAGATTGAAGATAACGGTGCACTAACTTACTTAAACAAGGTAGTTCACGAAGGTGACATGGGTCCTCGTCCTGAACAAGAAGACGGTGCTCATCCTCACTTTGCTGACTTAACTCCAGATGGCCGTTTAGCTGTAGTGGACTTAGGTCAAGACCGAGTATACATTTACAACATTGCTGACGATGGTAGCTTAACTAAGCAATTCAGCTTGAAGATGGAAGCTGGTTTTGGTCCAAGACATATTGTCTTTGATGAAAAACGTGGTATTGCTTTAGTAGTAGGTGAATTAAGTAGTAAATTAGCAGTATTAAACTACGATGAAGCTACTGGTCATTTAGACGTTCGCCAAATTACCTCAACTATTCCAAGTGATTGGACTTCACACAATGGTGCCGCAGCTATTAGATTATCTAATGACGGTAAGTTCGTTTACGTATCCAACCGTGGAAACAACAGTTTAGCAGTATTCTCATTAAACGATGAAAACAAATTACACTTAGAACAATTAATCAGTACCGAAGGAGATTTCCCTCGTGACTTTAACTTCAATAAAGATGAAAAATTCGTGATTGTAGTTAACCAAAACACTGATAATGCTACATTGTACTCACGTGATGCTGCATCTGGTAAGTTAACTATGCTACAAAAAGACTTCACTGTTCCTGAAGGAGTTTGTGTAGCACAAGAAAACTAATAACTAAATAAATTAAAAAGCTCTTATCTTAATTGATAAGAGCTTTTTTTAATGCCTTCTCCAGAAGTTTTGTAGTAATTGTTGCGTTTGTTTTAGATTATAACTGGTAGCTAGATTACGAGAATTCCAGTTGCGAGGGAAGAAGCGACGGTAACGACGTTGTTGGAAGCGACGATCCATTAGCACTACGTTTCCTAAATCTTTATTAGTACGAATTAGACGTCCTGCAGCTTGAAAGACGTTATTTAAACCAGGAAGTTGATAAGCAAAATCAAAGCCATGGCCATTTTCGGCATCAAAGAAATGTTTAATTAAATCATTTTCAGGATTTAGACCCGGAAGACCTACCGAAACAATGCCTACTCCAATTAAGTGAGTACCTTTTAAGTCAATACCTTCGCAGAAAATACCGCCTAAAAGCGCAAAACCGACTAATGTACGATTATCATCATGCTTGAAGGTATTTATGAAGTCTTGACGTTCATCGGGTTCCATGTGTGATTTTTGCACGATGGTGTCGATAGTGGGATGCTTCTTTTGAAAGGCTTCGACCACTTGTGTTAAATAATGCGTGGAAGGTAAAAAGATTAAATAATGTCCAGTTTTACTTTTTATCATGGCATCAATAGTTTGCACAATAGGTGTAATACTTTGATCACGCTTTTTATAAGTAGTTTCAATATAGTTAGTCATAATAATTTGTTGATGACTATCTTCGAAAGGTGACGACATTTCATAAGTTAGGCTATCGTCTTCGTCTCCTAAAACACGTTGATAATAATCCATAGGGGATAAAGTAGCAGAGAATAAAATGGCGCTACCACCAAGTTGTAGGGATTGTGCTAGAAAATAACTAGGATCCATACAGAACAATTTAACGATTACATATCCATCACGGTCATAAAATAAACGCGTTTTGAAAGTATCATCAAACCAGTCACTGATTTTTTGATAACTAATTAATTGAAAATAATAATCGACAATGGCGTCATTTAATTCGTCATCATCATGGTCTTTAGCTAACCAATCACTAATGACATCGGATAAATGACTAACCTGTTTGTTGAAAGCTTTTAGTAAATGATCTAAATTTACATAATTTTCATCGCCATCAGTTAACGGCTTAGTGTTGATGGTATAAGAACGCTTAAAACTCTTTAAGGCTTTATGTAGCGCTTCGTTTTCCTCTACGTTATCTTTGCTTTGCTTAATTAAATTATCTAAAGGACGATTACTTAATTGAGCTGAATACATATCACGAGAACGATTTACCAAGTTGTGTGCTTCATCAATTAAGAAGACATTATCGGAATCTTCCACCGTGAAGTAACGTTGTAGATGTACTTGTGGATCAAATAAGTAATTGTAATCACAAATAATTACGTCACAAAATTGGCTCAAATCTAGTGAAAATTCGAAGGGGTCAATCTTGTATTGGCGAGCATATTGTTGAATAGTTTCGAAAGTAATTTCATTTTCATGCTCTAAAGCATCTTTAATGGCAGGCTTTAAACGGTCATAATAACCAATCATATAAGGATTATCTTCCGGCTTTAAATCCGCTTCTTCTTTGAAAGTGATTTTTTCTTTAGCGGATAAAGTAATGCTTTTAATGAATAAACCTTTTTTCATCATTAAATCCATAGCTTCTTGAGCTACGGCACGCGTACTTTGCTTGGCAGTTAGATAAAAAATTCGATTGGCTAAATCTTCACCCATAGCTTTAACAGCAGGGAATAAGGTAGAAATAGTTTTTCCGGTACCAGTAGGTGCTTGAGTAAATAAGTGCTTTTGCGAAGCAATAGTTTTATAAACTACGGCAGCTAACTCACGTTGACCTTTACGAAATTTAGCAAAAGGAAACTTCATTTGTTTAGCAGTTTGATTACGCTTCTTGATGATATCAGTACGAAGTTTTAACCATTCTTCATATTCTTTAATTAAATGATCAAAGAATTGTTTGGCGTCATCTTTACTGATAGTTAAATGCTCACTGTGAATAATATCGTCAGGAGTTTGTACGTAGGTTAAAGTGAGGTTAACTTCATCGTATTGGGG
This genomic window contains:
- a CDS encoding alpha/beta hydrolase family protein; the encoded protein is MQKTIQNADLGKLTHLSQLTKIKDQIFAIKNSVNNAANIYQHELISLDKNHKAQLWSHSLNVSSPMQIGDYLVFLRGGDLYKMPLNGGTSEIILEDKNVTTLIDGKNGRDVYVKTEYTAVPPKFDNTIRPDTRRVTKFDNRADGTGWIDDNNKYAILRLDVLTGKIVDRRELKYNLDLVDARADNNDLLVLRGRYPELQTASDETKAAYIWHLAERTDDDQITDISHDVLKGQFSDAKFSPDYTHVYLIGNDASHPNCTVNDLYEYDIDKQRLIDLTHDLEIEVGGSISTDFIQNHGSSMRWLADGLLLFTAAFHGHSQLWLYNGRKLHCIWEDHQFLIDFTPLNDQEIMLNLSSTQCANQLVTFNYETQESKVFYNPNEEFDKAHTYAQVSDFVTTSKDNKFSIHGWVLKHHSAKKLPVILYVHGGPQAAYGDVYFHEFQALASRGYAIVYVNPRGSTTYRQDFEAAGIGRMGKEDYEDVMQGLDAALDEFDDLDASNLFIAGGSYGGFMTSWVIGHTDRFNAACVQRPVSDWHALYGTSDIGVRFCRKELGMDLFDEGGMQFYWNCSPLKYAKQVVTPTRIQHGEWDMRCPVNQSEALFTVIKQTGTDVDYIRYPQSFHGFSRNGKPNLRYTRTQDIYEWFDKYKK
- a CDS encoding MetQ/NlpA family ABC transporter substrate-binding protein, which encodes MKKGYKKLLLAFTFLLVLPLTLLAGCGKNSAHTVKVGVIGGDARVWKSVQSRVKKEGINLQIVQFTDYSQPNAALTNKEININSFQNYAFQDNWNAAHHTKIVSIGKTIFSPLTLYSKKVSNVKDLRKGASIAVANDVTNEARGLKLLASAGLIKLRNTPLPTVKDITENKKDLKIVPLDAAQTPRALADEDASVVNGGFALDAKLSFKDILFEEPTNKAAIPYINIISANKSDQNNKDYKKVVKVYQSQATKDLLKKLYKNEEIPAWDVNFNK
- a CDS encoding methionine ABC transporter ATP-binding protein is translated as MTQISLEHIDVTFNQKHQVSKAVQDVSLNIEKGDAYGIVGYSGAGKSTLVRVINRLQKPSAGKVIIDNKDINKFSRYQIRRLRKNIGFIFQHFNLMNARNIEENILYPMVGTNTSKAKRKQRVQHLIDLVGLKGKEKFYPAQLSGGQKQRVAIARALANNPQILISDEATSALDPKTTQAILQLLKRINKELGVTIVLITHEMDVVKSLCNKVAVMDAGKVVEEGSILEVFSNPKTQLTQDFIDTTNNVKGAIETLASQKRFVDLSREQRLFRLHYIGKSTENPIIIDLYQKFGAVANIIYGNIEFISDVPLGNLIIEIDADKPTLKEIKEYLAKKDVHLRNINLQDESSKEE
- a CDS encoding methionine ABC transporter permease gives rise to the protein MNAFLAHYFPNAITMIPDFEQATFETLYMTFFTAIIGGLIGLLIGVILVLTGPEGISENDVFYTILDKIVNFFRSVPFIIMLAVIAPFTRIVVGTSIGTTACIVPLVIAVIPFYARQVQNALLDVDSGIIESAQAMGSSTWGIVFRVYLKEGLPKIIRSSVVTLISLIGLTAMAGTVGGGGLGNLAVIVGYQRYENDVTLVALVLILIIVFAIQIVGDVLARMTDHENTK
- a CDS encoding ArgE/DapE family deacylase — encoded protein: MEKEEQLQVLKDLVAINTVADNEKEVAQYLSDLFKKHGIDSEIVDQFDNRSNLVASIGNKSGKVLAFEGHEDTVHENNADDWTHNPFDPVVENNNLYGRGVTDMKAGLAAQAIALIELHDEHKDLSGQLKFLATISEELTQGGANFLAKRGDVDDVDAVVIGEPTGQRQDDKNRHYLVYAHKGALIYTVKSVGKAAHSSTPEYGIDAIDNLINYRQVEKEYFAKQTGNDDILGKTIYTPDIFQGGKQVNSIPDFAFEKVMVRTIPQLNNDQIVHDLNEIIDSFNQKSGYNLKLEVNFSGYPVKNNPDADIVSVAQQASQDELGYKLDLKSLSMGTDASQYKARKNDLDVIILGPGNDTAHQTDEYIDLDSFYAFIRLYKQIAINYLQ
- a CDS encoding VIT1/CCC1 transporter family protein, producing MATKKEHKSNMNEKLNTLRAGVLGSNDGILTVVGVLFSVAVATPNFLTIFIAGLSDLLACAFSMASGEYASVSSQRDTESASVQKERRLLKTNLDNELASVQQFYMDRGISEDTALKIARELLDKKPLETMVSTKYNIELGHYMNPWSAAFSSLFSAALGGAFPLLAMSLTNGIYRWPATILAVIVSVGLTGFLSAKLGNGRPKAAIIRNIIIGILTMIIHYATGKLMNQF
- a CDS encoding VIT1/CCC1 transporter family protein, with protein sequence MIYLKKQTLAQRINIIRAGVMGSNDGILSVAGIVIGVAGATSNTFSIFISGIAGMIAGTVSMAMGEYVSVNSESDSQKNAVAQQKKALRNNYDDEFNFVKQKYIQSGISDELATQATREMMNQDALVTTVREKYGFNVNQFTSAYAAAVASMLSFPTGSILPLAAISLFPPHVKIIATFIAVIIALSITGYSAAILSNANRFKSAMRNVISGMLTMIVTYLIGLLVGMLA